The following are encoded together in the Salmonella enterica subsp. enterica serovar Choleraesuis genome:
- the D gene encoding head decoration protein has protein sequence MANTEVFEHYQPLGNSDPAHTGFGPGEITADTPAMTPLMLDATSGKLTVWDGANAGGAAAILAVAADKNSVELTFYKSGSFRYEDVLWPEAATDEAKKRNAFAGSAISIV, from the coding sequence ATGGCTAATACTGAAGTTTTTGAGCATTACCAGCCGCTGGGTAACAGCGATCCTGCCCATACTGGATTCGGCCCGGGGGAAATAACTGCCGACACGCCAGCAATGACCCCGCTGATGCTGGATGCAACGAGCGGAAAACTGACCGTATGGGATGGTGCCAATGCTGGTGGCGCTGCCGCTATCCTGGCGGTTGCTGCCGATAAGAACAGCGTTGAGCTGACGTTCTACAAATCGGGTTCATTCCGCTATGAAGATGTTCTCTGGCCGGAAGCGGCCACCGATGAAGCGAAAAAACGCAATGCTTTCGCTGGTTCTGCTATCAGCATCGTTTAA
- a CDS encoding phage tail tape measure protein: protein MAQPVGDLVVNLDVNSVNFQKQLEYARRQFDGFAAAANDASAAAAGVFSRQELAAKRAGISVGQFSNAMRMLPAQFTDIATQLAGGQSPWLIMLQQGGQIKDSFGGIGATLNVLRTMITPASLALGGFAAVAGGVAFSAWQAEKANTDLYKALVMTGGMAGTTTGQLWDMAETIGGKTNTSISSTAETLARLANTGKYTSGQIKMVAQTSQEWARTMGDGADKIEAAFAAIAKDPVKALASLNEQYNFLTVGQLKYIDGLEKTQGKQAAATEAIKLFSDTMQQRMDQVAGSATPVEKMWDDFKKWATDAWDAVGARFIGGTSLIIDVVAATVEQVQIILKQGDLLIADFAKSAYETTKNLPGVKSIFGDVAQDNEQFIATTEKQIADLKKSVAERDARVRQGEMGYVQRSRQSRVTTGPNQQDAVSDAADKLRKKTPKKEKPSNAGNHAEDQAQAELLALQAQLKVLQQHKGLNDTISQQRKELWATEAKYQVLEEAAGKRKLTKQEQSLLSTKNQVLQLAQQKAILGDQIAAQERMNKLQDTSQKYVTQITEKTRALQASIGLSSRDAQRNNEEAQLRQGWLNAGGNLDDSGYKAEQTALKNYYAEQDRQRGDWLAGSKTAWAEYVDSASDAFSQMKGVASNVFDGIGKNMADMLTTGKANWGDFTRSVLSMLVEIMTKQALVGLAGSAMSSLGFGGTAAPASAQFDVGGFTGTGGKYEPAGIVHRGEFVFHKEATSRLGVNYLYGLMNGYASGGLVGGGSAPAALGGVSVYAPVTVNDNSGSQGKSSGSSNNQLARAYQQTVNQSVNDGIAKALMPGGMIWKAQRSRA from the coding sequence ATGGCCCAGCCAGTGGGTGACCTGGTCGTTAACCTCGACGTTAATTCGGTCAATTTTCAAAAACAACTTGAATATGCACGCCGGCAGTTTGATGGCTTCGCCGCAGCAGCCAATGATGCCTCCGCGGCTGCGGCAGGTGTGTTCTCCCGTCAGGAGCTGGCCGCTAAGCGGGCCGGGATATCCGTCGGGCAGTTTTCGAATGCGATGCGCATGCTGCCGGCGCAGTTTACCGATATCGCCACACAGCTGGCAGGCGGCCAGAGTCCCTGGCTCATCATGCTCCAGCAGGGCGGCCAGATTAAAGACTCGTTTGGCGGGATCGGGGCCACCCTCAACGTGCTGAGGACCATGATCACCCCGGCGAGCCTGGCGCTGGGCGGGTTTGCCGCCGTGGCGGGCGGTGTTGCGTTTTCTGCCTGGCAGGCCGAGAAAGCCAACACTGACCTGTATAAGGCGCTGGTGATGACGGGCGGTATGGCCGGCACGACGACCGGTCAGCTGTGGGACATGGCCGAGACGATTGGCGGGAAAACCAATACCTCCATCAGTTCAACGGCCGAAACGCTGGCCCGTCTGGCGAACACTGGGAAATACACATCCGGCCAGATAAAAATGGTAGCCCAGACATCACAGGAATGGGCCCGAACGATGGGGGATGGCGCCGATAAAATAGAGGCGGCGTTTGCGGCTATTGCTAAAGATCCGGTTAAAGCGCTGGCGAGCCTGAATGAGCAATACAATTTTCTGACGGTCGGCCAGCTGAAATATATCGACGGACTGGAGAAAACGCAGGGCAAACAGGCTGCGGCCACCGAGGCTATCAAACTGTTCTCCGATACCATGCAGCAGCGCATGGATCAGGTTGCCGGTAGCGCCACACCGGTTGAAAAAATGTGGGACGATTTCAAAAAATGGGCAACTGACGCCTGGGATGCCGTCGGCGCGCGGTTTATCGGCGGGACCAGCCTGATCATTGATGTGGTAGCAGCGACCGTCGAACAGGTACAAATCATCCTGAAACAGGGCGATCTGCTGATTGCCGATTTTGCTAAATCAGCCTACGAGACAACCAAAAACCTCCCCGGTGTGAAAAGCATTTTTGGTGATGTCGCTCAGGATAATGAGCAATTCATCGCCACTACCGAGAAACAGATTGCCGACCTGAAAAAATCGGTCGCAGAGCGAGACGCGCGGGTCCGCCAGGGGGAGATGGGCTACGTTCAGCGCTCGCGGCAAAGCCGGGTCACTACCGGGCCAAACCAGCAGGATGCCGTTTCGGATGCCGCAGACAAGCTGCGCAAGAAGACGCCAAAAAAAGAGAAACCCTCTAATGCCGGTAACCATGCAGAGGACCAGGCGCAGGCTGAACTGCTGGCGCTGCAGGCCCAGCTTAAGGTGCTGCAGCAGCACAAGGGGTTGAACGATACCATCAGCCAGCAGCGCAAAGAGCTATGGGCCACCGAGGCTAAATATCAGGTGCTGGAGGAGGCCGCCGGCAAACGCAAACTCACCAAACAGGAGCAGTCGCTGCTCTCCACTAAAAATCAGGTTCTCCAGCTGGCGCAGCAAAAAGCCATTCTGGGTGACCAGATTGCCGCTCAGGAGCGCATGAACAAGCTCCAGGACACCTCCCAGAAATACGTCACCCAGATAACAGAGAAAACGCGGGCGTTGCAGGCCAGCATTGGCCTGAGTTCGCGTGACGCCCAGCGTAATAATGAAGAGGCTCAGCTACGGCAGGGCTGGCTGAATGCTGGCGGTAATCTGGATGATTCTGGTTATAAAGCGGAGCAGACGGCGCTCAAAAACTACTACGCGGAACAGGACCGGCAGCGCGGTGACTGGCTGGCGGGCAGCAAAACCGCCTGGGCTGAGTATGTCGATTCGGCCTCTGATGCATTCAGCCAGATGAAAGGCGTCGCCTCGAACGTGTTTGACGGCATCGGGAAAAACATGGCTGACATGCTCACCACCGGTAAAGCCAACTGGGGCGATTTCACGCGTTCCGTGCTTTCAATGCTGGTGGAAATCATGACCAAGCAGGCGCTGGTGGGGCTGGCAGGCTCGGCGATGTCCTCACTTGGGTTCGGAGGTACTGCGGCGCCGGCCAGCGCGCAGTTTGATGTGGGCGGGTTTACCGGCACCGGCGGCAAATATGAGCCAGCCGGCATTGTTCACCGCGGGGAGTTTGTCTTTCACAAAGAGGCGACCAGCCGGCTCGGCGTTAACTATCTGTACGGCCTGATGAACGGGTACGCCAGCGGCGGGCTGGTCGGTGGCGGCAGTGCGCCGGCGGCGCTGGGTGGCGTCAGCGTCTATGCGCCGGTCACCGTCAACGATAATTCCGGCAGCCAGGGGAAATCATCAGGGAGTTCAAACAACCAGCTGGCGCGCGCGTATCAGCAGACCGTTAATCAGTCGGTTAATGATGGAATAGCTAAGGCGCTGATGCCTGGCGGGATGATCTGGAAAGCACAGCGGAGCAGGGCATGA
- a CDS encoding tail protein: MATPNPLEPVKGAGTTLWIYTGMGDPFANPLSDIDWTRLAKIKDLTPGELTADSYDDTYLDDPNADWKNTAQGEKSAGETGYTLAWKPGEAGQQDLVAWFNDGTERAYKIRYPNGAVDVFKGWASSLGKTVTAKEVITRTVKITNNGKPSLAEDRTTPPVEATGITLAPTAPTVQVGKSTAVTVNFAPADATDKSFTAAVSNESVATVAVSGNTITVTGKTAGSAQLVAMTSGGKKVAVATVTVS; encoded by the coding sequence ATGGCAACACCAAACCCACTTGAGCCGGTAAAAGGCGCTGGCACAACTCTATGGATTTACACCGGCATGGGTGATCCGTTCGCTAACCCTCTCTCTGATATCGACTGGACCCGCCTTGCCAAAATTAAAGATCTGACGCCAGGCGAACTGACGGCGGATTCTTACGACGATACCTATCTGGACGACCCCAACGCCGACTGGAAAAACACGGCGCAGGGTGAGAAGTCGGCCGGTGAAACCGGATATACCCTGGCATGGAAACCCGGCGAGGCAGGCCAGCAGGACCTGGTCGCATGGTTCAATGATGGCACCGAGCGGGCGTACAAAATCCGTTACCCTAATGGCGCGGTTGATGTGTTCAAGGGCTGGGCATCCAGCCTCGGGAAAACCGTCACAGCCAAAGAGGTGATCACCCGCACTGTAAAAATCACCAACAACGGGAAGCCGTCTCTGGCAGAGGACCGCACCACGCCGCCTGTCGAGGCGACCGGCATCACGCTGGCGCCGACAGCCCCAACGGTTCAGGTAGGGAAATCGACGGCGGTTACCGTTAATTTTGCTCCGGCTGACGCTACGGACAAATCATTCACCGCGGCAGTTTCTAATGAGAGCGTCGCCACCGTTGCTGTCTCTGGCAACACCATCACAGTTACCGGCAAAACCGCTGGCAGCGCGCAACTGGTGGCGATGACCAGTGGCGGCAAAAAAGTCGCTGTTGCCACTGTCACCGTTTCCTGA
- a CDS encoding phage tail assembly protein T: MQMAREFGRPDWRAMLAGISSTEYADWRVFYRENYFHSAQIDAHFSTLIYSIFSMFSRDTSMTPDQFSLLSARAAEPESEPDDNALMAAAEGISGGVRYGPASG; this comes from the coding sequence ATGCAGATGGCGCGTGAATTCGGCCGGCCCGACTGGCGCGCCATGCTCGCCGGCATCTCATCGACAGAATACGCCGACTGGCGTGTGTTCTACCGGGAAAACTATTTCCACTCCGCGCAAATCGATGCGCATTTCTCCACGCTCATTTATTCCATTTTCAGCATGTTCAGCCGCGATACGTCCATGACGCCTGATCAGTTCAGCCTGTTATCTGCGCGCGCGGCGGAGCCGGAGAGTGAGCCAGATGATAACGCCCTGATGGCAGCAGCTGAGGGAATTTCAGGAGGAGTCCGTTATGGCCCAGCCAGTGGGTGA
- a CDS encoding tail protein: MKHTDIRLAVIDALDSIAGPGVSLFDGRPAVFEEDDFPAIAVYLTDAEYTGEDLDADTWQATLHIEVFLPAQVPDSELDEWMESRIYPALGDVPALAGLITVMVQQGYDYQRDDDLGLWSSADLKYSITYEM; this comes from the coding sequence ATGAAACATACCGATATCCGCCTGGCGGTCATCGATGCACTGGACTCGATCGCCGGGCCCGGTGTCTCGTTGTTTGACGGGCGCCCTGCCGTTTTTGAAGAAGATGACTTTCCGGCCATCGCCGTTTACCTCACCGATGCCGAATACACCGGCGAGGATCTGGATGCCGATACCTGGCAGGCCACTTTGCATATAGAAGTTTTCCTGCCTGCCCAGGTACCCGATTCAGAGCTGGATGAATGGATGGAATCGCGCATTTATCCAGCGCTGGGAGATGTTCCTGCGCTGGCAGGATTAATTACCGTCATGGTTCAGCAGGGCTATGACTATCAGCGCGATGACGATCTGGGCCTCTGGTCCTCAGCTGATTTGAAGTATTCCATTACCTACGAAATGTGA
- a CDS encoding tail attachment protein: MADFDSLFDAAISRADGAILDVMGCVARITSGAISGRDIHGVFDDPENVAYAGSGVRIEGTAPSLFVKTPSVIGLQRLDTIAVNGESFWVDRVTPDDCGSCYVWLGRGQPPTGNRRR, from the coding sequence ATGGCTGATTTTGACAGCCTGTTTGATGCGGCTATTTCGCGCGCGGACGGAGCCATTCTGGACGTGATGGGATGCGTTGCGCGGATCACGTCCGGGGCAATATCGGGGCGGGATATTCACGGGGTCTTTGATGACCCTGAAAATGTGGCCTACGCGGGTTCCGGCGTCAGGATTGAGGGCACGGCGCCGTCACTGTTTGTAAAAACGCCGTCTGTTATCGGGTTGCAGCGACTGGACACGATTGCGGTGAATGGTGAGTCATTCTGGGTTGACCGTGTCACCCCTGACGATTGTGGATCCTGCTATGTCTGGCTGGGGCGCGGACAGCCGCCCACCGGTAACCGGCGCCGTTAA
- a CDS encoding phage minor tail protein L → MITSDYQKLEPGNKVRLIEVNGTAFGADILRFHNHSIAWTQEEIEQLQGELTEDQLEDGKPYGKSLWWQGEEYGAWPFELQGLQMSTDGQSVHPTLSVSNIDNLITALCIQFDDMAQARVIIHDTFSHYLDARNFPDGNPTADPQQEKRQLWFIDRRSSETDTAVEFELSSPVDLRGRVIPTRQIHSLCTWCSRGWYRTGKGCDYAGTQYFDEDGNPVDDPSKDVCGGLLSDCKKRFGENEPLPFGGFPGSSLISR, encoded by the coding sequence ATGATTACCAGTGACTATCAGAAGCTCGAGCCGGGGAACAAAGTCCGGCTCATAGAAGTGAACGGGACGGCATTCGGTGCCGACATTCTCAGGTTTCACAACCATTCCATAGCCTGGACGCAGGAGGAGATTGAGCAGCTGCAGGGCGAGTTAACCGAAGATCAGCTGGAGGACGGCAAACCGTATGGCAAATCACTCTGGTGGCAGGGTGAGGAGTACGGCGCCTGGCCGTTCGAGCTGCAGGGCCTGCAGATGTCTACCGATGGCCAGTCGGTTCATCCCACGCTCTCTGTTTCAAACATCGATAACCTGATCACCGCGCTGTGCATTCAGTTTGACGATATGGCGCAGGCCAGAGTCATCATTCACGACACGTTCTCCCATTATCTGGACGCCCGTAACTTTCCCGACGGCAACCCGACCGCCGACCCGCAGCAGGAAAAGCGGCAGCTGTGGTTTATCGACCGCCGGTCATCAGAAACCGATACCGCAGTCGAGTTTGAGCTGTCGAGCCCTGTCGATCTGCGTGGCCGCGTCATTCCTACCCGACAGATCCACTCTCTGTGCACCTGGTGTTCGCGTGGTTGGTACCGAACCGGTAAAGGCTGCGACTACGCCGGCACCCAGTATTTCGATGAGGACGGTAACCCGGTCGATGACCCGTCGAAAGACGTGTGCGGTGGGCTGCTGTCCGACTGCAAAAAACGGTTTGGCGAAAACGAGCCGCTGCCGTTCGGTGGGTTCCCAGGCTCGTCGCTTATCTCGAGGTAA
- a CDS encoding phage minor tail protein G → MFLKQEPFEYNGSKVVLTELSALQRIEYLQYLHDLESSENNMNNAMNMVVRTSAFLVAMSLAHTREFKPGPHPTREQMLALAEETLRTWPLEAIGAADSVVKRLSGMLPPASADGDTESEPVTAEKP, encoded by the coding sequence ATGTTCCTGAAACAGGAGCCGTTTGAATATAACGGCAGCAAAGTCGTGCTCACAGAACTGTCAGCCCTGCAGCGCATTGAGTACCTGCAGTATCTGCACGATCTCGAATCGTCGGAAAATAACATGAACAACGCCATGAATATGGTGGTGCGTACCAGTGCATTTCTGGTCGCCATGTCCCTGGCGCATACCCGTGAATTTAAGCCAGGTCCGCACCCGACTCGCGAGCAGATGCTTGCTCTGGCCGAGGAGACCTTACGCACCTGGCCGCTGGAGGCGATCGGCGCGGCGGATAGTGTCGTCAAACGGTTATCCGGCATGCTGCCGCCTGCCAGCGCAGACGGCGACACCGAATCAGAGCCCGTCACGGCGGAAAAGCCTTAG
- a CDS encoding phage capsid assembly protein, with product MAPELRNLPHIAGMAFNEPLLLEPAYARVFFCALSSQLGATRLTDAVSGITLDAGQMLEPQAIFGDDDGAGQRPARSYQVTNGIAVLPISGTLVGKTRSLQPYSGMTGYNGIIARLQQAITDPSVEGILLDMDTPGGMVSGAFDCADIIARARDIKPVWALANDMNCSAGQLIASAASHRLITQTSRTGSIGVMMAHSNYGAALKEKGVEVTLIYSGEHKVAGNPYEKLPENVRADFQSRIDATRQMFAEKVSAYTGMTVQAVLDTEAAVFSGQEAIEHGIADELVNSSDALGVMRAALNNRNKTTRGGSMSVTTASAETINPADAAVSSPAAVTPATSAGVAAEPSAVSAQITAAVAAENSRIMGILNCEEAQGRDAQARVLAETPGMTVDSAQRILAAAPKSAQARTDTALDHLMETAAGVVTAGAPAASAGDDLMNTPV from the coding sequence ATGGCGCCAGAGCTGCGTAATCTCCCGCATATCGCCGGAATGGCTTTTAACGAACCGTTGTTACTTGAACCCGCCTATGCGCGGGTTTTCTTTTGCGCGCTATCCAGCCAGCTGGGGGCCACGCGCCTGACTGATGCGGTGTCTGGCATTACCCTGGACGCCGGACAGATGCTGGAGCCGCAGGCCATTTTTGGTGACGATGATGGCGCTGGTCAGCGCCCGGCACGCAGTTATCAGGTCACGAATGGTATAGCAGTCCTGCCGATCTCCGGCACGCTGGTCGGTAAAACCCGCTCTCTCCAGCCGTATTCAGGCATGACCGGCTATAACGGCATCATTGCCCGACTGCAGCAGGCGATTACCGATCCCAGTGTTGAGGGGATTTTGCTTGATATGGACACCCCTGGCGGGATGGTTTCCGGCGCGTTCGACTGCGCCGATATTATCGCCCGCGCGCGGGATATTAAGCCTGTCTGGGCGCTGGCGAATGATATGAACTGTAGTGCCGGCCAGCTGATTGCCAGCGCAGCTTCTCATCGCCTCATTACCCAGACCTCCCGCACTGGCTCTATCGGCGTCATGATGGCTCACAGCAACTACGGTGCTGCTCTGAAAGAGAAGGGCGTTGAGGTCACGCTGATCTACAGCGGTGAACACAAAGTGGCTGGCAATCCCTACGAGAAATTACCCGAAAACGTCCGCGCCGATTTTCAGTCGCGGATCGATGCCACCCGGCAGATGTTTGCTGAGAAAGTGTCGGCCTATACCGGTATGACGGTGCAGGCGGTCCTTGATACAGAGGCTGCGGTGTTCTCCGGCCAGGAGGCTATCGAACACGGCATTGCCGACGAATTAGTTAACAGTTCTGACGCGCTGGGCGTGATGCGCGCCGCGCTTAACAACCGAAATAAAACCACCCGAGGAGGGTCTATGTCAGTCACTACTGCTTCCGCAGAAACTATTAATCCGGCGGACGCTGCAGTTTCAAGTCCTGCCGCTGTCACGCCAGCAACTTCTGCGGGTGTTGCGGCTGAGCCTTCTGCTGTCAGTGCGCAGATCACCGCGGCCGTTGCGGCTGAGAACAGCCGAATCATGGGGATCCTTAACTGTGAAGAGGCCCAGGGCCGCGATGCACAGGCCCGCGTTCTGGCCGAGACACCAGGAATGACGGTTGACAGCGCTCAGCGCATCCTCGCCGCCGCACCGAAAAGCGCGCAGGCAAGAACTGATACAGCGCTCGACCACCTGATGGAAACTGCGGCCGGCGTGGTTACTGCTGGTGCGCCGGCGGCATCCGCTGGCGACGATTTAATGAATACTCCCGTTTAA
- a CDS encoding tail assembly protein produces the protein MAFIDVPMRRMVFHGPLISRFGRKFEYKAHNALKMIQAAKNLLNGFEEYLLDAHKRGLTFSIFVGDKQKRNISESELEMTNGTDDIHLVPVIIGSKRGGLFQTILGVALIGASMMLGPAGLAAFGATGVWGGAMAMAGASMAIGGVIQMLSPQVQGLRMRQDPDNKPSYAFGGPVNSTAQGNPVGYGAGRREIGGAIGSAGIYAEDQQ, from the coding sequence ATGGCTTTTATTGATGTTCCTATGAGGCGAATGGTTTTTCATGGGCCACTAATTTCTCGTTTTGGTCGTAAGTTTGAATATAAGGCACATAATGCTCTCAAAATGATTCAGGCCGCTAAGAACCTGCTTAATGGGTTTGAGGAGTATTTGCTAGATGCACATAAGCGGGGGCTGACATTTTCAATATTTGTGGGTGACAAACAAAAACGTAATATTTCAGAATCTGAACTGGAAATGACGAATGGCACTGATGACATTCATTTGGTCCCCGTTATTATCGGAAGTAAGCGCGGAGGTCTGTTTCAAACTATTTTAGGGGTTGCTTTAATTGGCGCATCAATGATGCTTGGCCCTGCAGGACTTGCTGCGTTTGGCGCCACAGGTGTTTGGGGTGGCGCAATGGCTATGGCTGGCGCTTCGATGGCTATTGGTGGCGTGATCCAGATGCTATCCCCTCAGGTTCAGGGGCTGCGAATGCGGCAGGACCCAGACAACAAACCGAGTTATGCATTCGGTGGGCCAGTTAACTCAACGGCTCAGGGTAATCCGGTGGGGTATGGTGCAGGTCGTCGTGAGATAGGCGGAGCGATCGGCAGTGCCGGAATATATGCTGAGGATCAGCAATAG
- the fI gene encoding DNA-packaging protein FI codes for MTKEELIQRLKALAQQLGRDVNLTGSKEELALRVAELEEELDDDAAVEDEAVTGSALPEPQPPEPPESPSQGKSPAGGYVSVEALAYLHVEALHVTKSESIHMVTAGTVFRLPAAEAEELERLKLVRLL; via the coding sequence ATGACTAAAGAAGAACTAATCCAGCGCCTGAAAGCGCTGGCGCAGCAGCTGGGGCGCGACGTTAATTTGACCGGCTCTAAAGAGGAGCTGGCCTTGCGTGTCGCAGAGCTGGAAGAAGAACTCGACGATGATGCAGCGGTGGAGGATGAAGCGGTCACGGGCAGCGCGCTTCCAGAGCCTCAGCCACCGGAGCCGCCAGAGTCGCCATCGCAGGGAAAATCCCCTGCTGGTGGCTATGTCAGCGTTGAGGCGCTGGCATACCTGCATGTAGAGGCTCTTCATGTCACCAAAAGCGAGAGTATTCATATGGTCACGGCGGGGACCGTTTTCCGCCTGCCTGCCGCAGAGGCCGAAGAACTGGAACGGCTGAAACTGGTGCGCCTGCTCTAA
- a CDS encoding minor capsid protein E → MSTYTTAQLIAVNEQKFKFDPLFLRIFFRESYPFSTEKVYLSQIPGLVNMALYVSPVVSGKTIRSRGGSTSEFMPGYVKPKHEVNPQMTLRRLPDEDPQNLADPAYRRRRIILQNMKDEELAIAQVEEMQAVSAVLKGKYTMTGDAFEPVEVDMGRSAKNNIIQAGAAAWSGRDKETYDPTDDIEQYALNASGVINIIVFDPQGWALFRSFKAVQAKLDTRRGSNSELETAVKDLGQAVSYKGMYGDVAIVVYSGQFVEGDAKKSYLPDLTMVLGNTQARGLRTYGCIQDVDAQREGINSSARYPKNWVQTGDPAREFTMIQSAPLMLLADPDEFVSVQLA, encoded by the coding sequence ATGTCGACTTACACCACCGCTCAGCTGATTGCGGTAAATGAACAGAAATTTAAATTTGACCCGCTGTTTCTGCGCATCTTTTTTCGCGAAAGCTATCCGTTTTCTACTGAGAAAGTTTACCTTTCGCAGATCCCCGGTCTGGTCAATATGGCGCTCTATGTGTCGCCGGTGGTTTCCGGCAAGACCATCCGTTCTCGTGGTGGTTCTACTTCGGAGTTTATGCCGGGTTACGTGAAGCCAAAACATGAGGTTAATCCTCAGATGACCCTGCGGCGTCTGCCGGATGAGGATCCGCAGAATCTGGCCGATCCTGCTTATCGTCGCCGCCGCATTATCCTACAGAACATGAAGGATGAAGAACTCGCCATTGCACAGGTTGAAGAAATGCAGGCGGTGTCTGCCGTCCTCAAAGGCAAATACACCATGACCGGTGATGCGTTTGAGCCGGTTGAGGTCGATATGGGGCGTAGTGCAAAAAATAACATTATTCAGGCCGGTGCCGCAGCCTGGTCGGGTCGCGACAAAGAAACCTATGACCCTACTGATGATATTGAGCAGTATGCGCTCAACGCCAGCGGGGTGATTAATATCATCGTATTCGATCCGCAGGGGTGGGCGCTTTTCCGCTCCTTTAAAGCGGTGCAGGCTAAGCTGGACACCCGGCGCGGCTCCAACTCAGAGCTGGAAACGGCCGTAAAAGACCTGGGCCAGGCTGTTTCATACAAAGGTATGTACGGCGATGTGGCTATCGTGGTTTATTCCGGCCAGTTCGTGGAAGGGGACGCTAAAAAGAGCTATCTGCCTGACCTGACGATGGTTCTGGGTAACACTCAGGCGCGCGGACTGCGCACGTATGGTTGCATCCAGGATGTGGATGCTCAGCGTGAAGGCATTAACTCCTCCGCCCGCTATCCGAAAAACTGGGTACAGACTGGCGACCCGGCCCGCGAATTCACCATGATTCAGTCGGCACCGCTGATGCTGCTGGCTGATCCTGACGAGTTTGTTTCCGTCCAGCTTGCATGA
- a CDS encoding peptidase P60, whose translation MRQKIIDAIAAHAAAEYPRECCGLLVQKGRVQSYYPCENIHPKPTEDFKINPQNQIDASKIGHVVGIVHSHPDQTARPTETDLAYCDFHEVPWHILSWPERDFRTIYPRGELPLVGRPFVLGVYDCWGLIMSYFRQEHGIELHDYRVDYHWWEEGHNDNFYQDCWYECGFREFSGPPQPGDMVIMQVQASKWNHAGILLADNMLLHHLYGQLSARVPYGGYWAERTMSIVRYKDLI comes from the coding sequence ATGCGCCAGAAAATCATTGATGCAATCGCCGCACATGCCGCGGCGGAATACCCGCGGGAGTGCTGCGGCCTGCTTGTGCAAAAAGGGCGCGTACAGAGCTATTACCCATGTGAAAATATTCACCCTAAACCCACTGAGGATTTTAAAATAAATCCACAGAATCAGATTGATGCATCTAAAATTGGGCATGTTGTGGGTATCGTTCATAGTCATCCCGATCAAACAGCCCGACCAACAGAGACCGATCTTGCATATTGCGATTTTCACGAGGTGCCCTGGCATATTCTCAGCTGGCCGGAGAGGGATTTTCGCACTATTTATCCTCGCGGAGAGCTGCCGCTGGTGGGACGTCCGTTCGTACTCGGCGTTTACGACTGCTGGGGGCTGATCATGAGCTATTTCCGGCAGGAGCACGGTATAGAACTACATGACTACCGGGTTGACTATCACTGGTGGGAAGAGGGGCATAACGACAATTTTTACCAAGACTGCTGGTACGAATGTGGGTTCCGGGAGTTCAGCGGCCCGCCGCAGCCCGGCGACATGGTGATAATGCAGGTGCAGGCCAGCAAATGGAACCATGCGGGAATACTGTTGGCCGATAACATGCTGCTGCACCATCTTTACGGACAGCTCAGCGCCCGTGTGCCGTATGGCGGCTATTGGGCCGAGCGCACGATGAGTATTGTGCGATATAAAGACCTAATTTAG